One Anthonomus grandis grandis chromosome 14, icAntGran1.3, whole genome shotgun sequence DNA window includes the following coding sequences:
- the LOC126744634 gene encoding N-alpha-acetyltransferase 38, NatC auxiliary subunit isoform X2 has translation MLEQDSISGSNPESEEEENSEYDQEDHCCAPAPPKPNSAGALKLRSWLNKTLKIKMTDGRTLMGVFLCTDRDANVILGSCSEFLPPDPNVSNEDVRMLGLVMIPGKHIVSVHIDVNEYPTGGHNTPNTNSQENLNYV, from the exons atgtTAGAACAAGATTCAATTTCCGGCAGCAATCCAGAGAGCGAAGAAGAGGAAAATTCCGAATATGATCAGGAGGACCACTGCTGCGCCCCCGCTCCCCCAAAACCG AACTCCGCTGGGGCATTAAAACTGAGGTCATGGCTCAACAAaacccttaaaataaaaatgaccgATGGCCGAACCCTTATGGGTGTATTCCTCTGTACAGATCGTGATGCCAATGTCATATTAGGTTCCTGTTCAGAATTCTTACCTCCAGATCCAAATGTATCAAACGAAGATGTCAGGATGTTGGGACTCGTTATGATTCCTGGAAAGCATATTGTGTCAGTACATATAGATGTGAATGAGTATCCGACTGGCGGACACAACACTCCTAATACGAATTCACAagagaatttaaattatgtgtaG
- the LOC126744634 gene encoding N-alpha-acetyltransferase 38, NatC auxiliary subunit isoform X1, with protein MLEQDSISGSNPESEEEENSEYDQEDHCCAPAPPKPVNNSAGALKLRSWLNKTLKIKMTDGRTLMGVFLCTDRDANVILGSCSEFLPPDPNVSNEDVRMLGLVMIPGKHIVSVHIDVNEYPTGGHNTPNTNSQENLNYV; from the exons atgtTAGAACAAGATTCAATTTCCGGCAGCAATCCAGAGAGCGAAGAAGAGGAAAATTCCGAATATGATCAGGAGGACCACTGCTGCGCCCCCGCTCCCCCAAAACCGGTTAAC AACTCCGCTGGGGCATTAAAACTGAGGTCATGGCTCAACAAaacccttaaaataaaaatgaccgATGGCCGAACCCTTATGGGTGTATTCCTCTGTACAGATCGTGATGCCAATGTCATATTAGGTTCCTGTTCAGAATTCTTACCTCCAGATCCAAATGTATCAAACGAAGATGTCAGGATGTTGGGACTCGTTATGATTCCTGGAAAGCATATTGTGTCAGTACATATAGATGTGAATGAGTATCCGACTGGCGGACACAACACTCCTAATACGAATTCACAagagaatttaaattatgtgtaG
- the LOC126744635 gene encoding cytochrome c oxidase assembly factor 6 homolog, translated as MSFPTKDERAKCWGSRDKYWECLDQNGDESQCKVFRKLYEENCSGQWVKHFDRRRNYLIFKEKIEKHGYEPTDDNKS; from the coding sequence ATGTCGTTTCCAACGAAAGACGAGAGGGCCAAGTGCTGGGGCTCCAGAGATAAATATTGGGAGTGTTTGGATCAAAACGGTGACGAATCGCAGTGCAAAGTGTTTAGAAAGTTGTATGAAGAAAACTGTTCGGGGCAATGGGTCAAGCACTTCGACCGCAGAaggaattatttaatatttaaggaaaaaattgaGAAGCATGGGTATGAACCGACCGATGATAATAaaagttaa